A window of Auraticoccus monumenti contains these coding sequences:
- a CDS encoding acyltransferase, with amino-acid sequence MNAADLIVSALSKVLPVRVMRPAVRALSDRLQIRADPVRWARGLGVAVGDRCRFLAVSRATFGSEPYLIRIGNHVTITEGVRFVTHDGGVWIFRDDEPQMDVVAGIVVEDNVFIGLRAILLPGVHVGRNSVVAAGAVVSRDVPAGSVVGGVPARRLKSVEEYRASLHGRAQPTKGMSFEEKRSWHLAHLSTD; translated from the coding sequence ATGAATGCTGCCGATTTGATTGTCAGCGCTCTTAGCAAGGTTCTTCCCGTGCGGGTGATGCGGCCTGCGGTGCGGGCGCTCTCGGACCGGCTGCAGATTCGGGCCGACCCCGTCCGTTGGGCGCGTGGGCTAGGCGTAGCTGTAGGGGATCGTTGTCGGTTTCTGGCGGTGTCGCGAGCGACGTTCGGTTCTGAACCCTACCTGATCCGGATTGGAAATCATGTAACCATCACGGAGGGCGTGCGCTTCGTAACGCACGATGGCGGTGTTTGGATTTTTCGTGACGATGAGCCTCAGATGGATGTCGTTGCCGGCATCGTCGTGGAGGATAATGTGTTTATCGGCCTGCGAGCCATTCTGCTTCCTGGGGTGCATGTGGGGCGGAACTCGGTTGTCGCAGCGGGGGCTGTCGTGTCTCGCGACGTGCCTGCCGGATCCGTGGTGGGAGGGGTGCCCGCGCGTCGACTCAAGTCGGTTGAGGAATACCGCGCGTCACTGCACGGGCGAGCACAACCTACTAAAGGCATGAGCTTCGAGGAAAAACGCAGCTGGCACCTGGCGCACCTTTCGACAGATTGA